The sequence below is a genomic window from Andrena cerasifolii isolate SP2316 chromosome 6, iyAndCera1_principal, whole genome shotgun sequence.
tttgaagtggagttgattcagtagttggagcgggCGTAGTCGTACTTGTTGTTTTTTCTACAGTAGTTTCAACAGATGTAGTttctgtttccgtagtaggtgccagagtagttgttgttgtagcctccaatgtggtttcaGCAGACGTTAATTCAGTAGTTGGAGGGGGCGTAGTCGTAGTTGTTGTTGGTTCTACAGTGGTTTCAACAGATGTAGTTTCTGTTTTCGTAGTAGGTAccagagtagttgttgttgtcgcctccaatgtggtttcaAGTAGAGttgattcagtagttggagcgggCGTAGTCGTAGTTGTTGTTGGTTGTACAGTGGTTTCAACAGATGTAGTTTCTGTTTTCGTAGTAGGTACCAGAGTAGTTGTTGTcgcctccaatgtggtttcaAGTAGAGttgattcagtagttggagcgggcgtagtcgtagttgttgttggttgtacagtggtttcaacagatgtagtttctgtttccgtagtaggtgccagagtagttgttgttgtagcctccaatgtggtttcaGCAGACGTTAATTCAGTAGTTGGAGGGGGCGTAGTCGTAGTTGTTGTTGGTTCTACAGTGGTTTCAACAGATGTAGTTTCTGTTTTCGTAGTAGGTAccagagtagttgttgttgtcgcctccaatgtggtttcaAGTAGAGttgattcagtagttggagcgggCGTAGTCGTAGTTGTTGTTGGTTGTACAGTGGTTTCAACAGATGTAGTTTCTGTTTTCGTAGTAGGTACCAGAGTAGTTGTTGTcgcctccaatgtggtttcaAGTAGAGttgattcagtagttggagcgggcgtagtcgtagttgttgttggttgtacagtggtttcaacagatgtagtttctgtttccgtagtaggtgccagagtagttgttgttgtagcctccaatgtggtttcagcagacgttaattcagtagttggagcgggCGTAGTCGTAGTTGTTGTTGCTTCTACAGTGGATTCAACAGTTGTAGAttctgtttccgtagtaggtgccagagtagttgttgttgtcGCCTCCAATGTGGTTGCAAGAAGAGTTGATTCAGCCGTTGGAGCGGGCGTAGTCGTAGTTCTTGTTGGTTCTGCCGTGATTTCAACAGATGTAGTttctgtttccgtagtaggtgcCAAGGTAGTTGTTGTTGTGgcctccaatgtggtttcagcagactttgattcagtagttggagcgggcgtagttgtagttgttgttggttgtacagtggtttcaacagatgtagtttctgtttccgtagtaggtgccagagtagttgttgttgtagcctccaatgtggtttcagcagacgttaattcagtagttggagcgggCGTAGTCGTAGTTGTTGTTGCTTCTACAGTGGATTCAACAGTTGTAGATTCTGTTTCTGTACTAGGTAccagagtagttgttgttgtggcctccaatgtggtttcagcagacgttgattcagtagttggagggggcgtagtcgtagttgttgttggttgtacagtggtttcaacagatgtagtttctgtttccgtagtaggtgccagagtagttgttgttgtagcctccaatgtggtttcagcagacgttaattcagtagttggagcgggCGTAGTCGTAGTTGTTGTTGCTTCTACAGTGGATTCAACAGTTGTAGAttctgtttccgtagtaggtgccagagtagttgttgttgtcgcctccaatgtggtttcagcagacgttgattcagtagttggagcgggCGTAGTAGTAGTTGTTGTTGGCTCTGCCGTGGTTTCAACAGATGTAGTTTCTCTTTCCGTAGTAGGTGCCAAAGTAGTTGTTGTTGTGGCCTGCAATGTGGTttcagtagttggagcgggCTTAGTTGTAGTTGGTTCTACAGTGGTTTCAACAGATGTAGTttctgtttccgtagtaggtgcCAAGGTAGTTGTTGTTGTGgcctccaatgtggtttcagcagactttgattcagtagttggagcgggTGTAGTTGTAGTTGGTTCTACAGTGGTTTCAACAGATGCAGTttctgtttccgtagtaggtgccagagtagttgttgttgtaGCCTCCAATGTGGTTTGAAGTGGAGTTGATTCAGTTGTTGAAGCGAGCGTAGTCGTAGTTGTCGTTTTTTCTACAGTGGTTTCAACAGTTGTAGATTCTGTTTCTGTACTAGGTAccagagtagttgttgttgtggcctccaatgtggtttcagcagacgttgattcagtagttggagTGGGCGTAGTCGTAGTTGTTGTTGGTTCTGCCGTGATTTCAACAGATGTAGTTTCTGTTTTCGTAGTAGGTAccagagtagttgttgttgtcgcctccaatgtggtttcaAGTAGAGttgattcagtagttggagcgggCGTAGTCGTAGTTGTTGTTGGTTGTACAGTGGTTTCAACAGATGTAGTTTCTCTTTCCGTAGTAGGTGCCAAAGTAGTTGTTGTTGTGGCCTGCAATGTGGTttcagtagttggagcgggCGTAGTTGTAGTTGGTTCTACAGTGGTTTCAACAGATGTAGTttctgtttccgtagtaggtgccagagtagttgttgttgtGGCCTGCAATGTGGTTTCAGTGGTTGGAGCGGGCGTAGTTGTAGTTGGTTCTACAGTGGTTTCAACAGATGTAGTttctgtttccgtagtaggtgccagagtagttgttgttgtggcctccaatgtggtttcagcagacgttgattcagtagttggagcgggCGTAGTAATAATTGTTGTTGGTTCTGCCGTTGTTTCAACAGATGTAGTttctgtttccgtagtaggtaccagagtagttgttgttgtcGCCTCTGATGTGGTTTGAGGTGGAGTTGATTCAGTAGTTGTAATGAGTGCATGGGTTATGGTCGTGGTCTCTATCGGAGTTTCATCTTTATATTCAAACCATGTGACTGATTCCTTTGTTCCTTCATCTTCATATTCATCATACGCACGTTCGTACTCCTCTCCATACTCCTGGTCATGAAACGTCCCTATCTCTTCAGTCGTGAACTGCGTGGTTGTGATACCCATTTCCTGGTCCAACCAACTCAAAGTTGTTACCATTATATCCATTTCATGTAGATGCTCCGTATTATAAGTTAATTGAGAATCTGGCGCTTCCGTTGTTATCAACATCTTAAGCGTATCAATATAACCCCTCATTTCATTATCCTTTGTATTGGTCTCCACCTCCATTCTCTTCCTAACATCccgttttcttcttttcttaacgAAACTAATCGTTCTCCTAGTAATTGGTCCCGAGGtccgataaaaattaaaatttcccttCGTAAATAGTGTTTCATTCCCGATATTGCTCTCATTTGGTTGGAAATGCGATACTTCAAACAATCTCTGCAATAAGAATGTCTTATTCCAAGGTCCTTGCAGCTTCAGGCTTTCAGTAGTCGAAACATTCAGACTCGATCTTCTCCGTTTGCCACGAAAAAACAAATTGGACGATCTCCTAGTCCTCTTCGTTTTACTGCGGCTGTGTCTTAAATTGGATTCGTAATTAGTCGTTATTGACTGTAAACTCCTGGCGAGTCGACGATACGGTTTGTGATAGCTATTTACAGACGGGAAATCGAGGCAGAAACGAGTGTGTATGTAATCTGTAAAAGGATAATGATAACTGACTTTGTGATCCCTCTGGGGGATACTGTTTTTCGATTTGTGTCGTGCCTCTTCGACGTAAACCGATTCGAAATCTTTATTCTGCATCGTGAAACGGTTCTCCACGGTCGAACCGTTGGTATTCTGTACAATCGCCTTCATCCGCCACTGTTCGAGGATGGCAGACAGATTCGTGCAATCCGCATGATACATGCTCGTTTCTCCATCGATCGTTGGCAACATTTCAtttcttatataattatccTTCCTCAATTTTGTCGCTGTTGCCGtagtataaaaattaacattctaTAATACACAATATTACTTAGTGACGGCTAAATTAAATCGCGATAGGTGCAATTAGCTTCGACAGCAATTTCTAATTGGTTATGTACCGCCACTTTAACATTGCTACGAACGGTACCGTTTTGTAGTGTTAAACATGGCGACAGTCAAGGTGTATCGAGGAGTGCCGGGTACTTACAGTGGTGTCTTTCATTGTAGTGTTATTGGTACTGTTGCAATAAATGGAATCGTTATCGCTCTCGACAATTCGATCGGTCACGCTAACATGCTCTGCTGCTATTGCCATGTACATCGCAAACAACTCACAAAACACGATAATGAATATATTTCGCATAGCGTCATATCACGGACGTTCTGTATATATTTTCGCACGTTTCTAACTCATCTTTATCGGTCATGCCTCGAATCATCGTCTCAAAGTGCTTGCCATACGAAACTGCTCTGTTTCGTATCTATTCGATCGACCCACACCATAACGATACTGTTTGATTCGCAGACAAGTTTAGGTGTTCGATTAAATAGTCGATAGAATGTTGAACAATATCAGGCTCATCAGTTATATCGGTGAATTATTCTAGGGATCGTTTAGGTTAATAACATAATGGAACTTGACAATCTTTTCTATCATTTTACGTTCCTATCGTTGcgctaaatttttatttttgcggAATTCAGTAATATAAATTGTTTTACTGAAGCAGAGTCGCATTGTGAAAATCTTTCTTCGTTATTTAATGATTCCAGTAGCGAAAGTTTTAAGAACGGGATACTCCCACTTTGAAATAGTTGGTCTACTGTGTACATATAATAGTTAGTAGCAGAAACGATGCTATGATAGTAGAATCTATCTTTTCGTGCTCGTGCTTATTGCTGACATGTGGATCTTGCCTCCACACCCTGATAAAGCACTCCTACGATCAGTATCACAAATTTCTTCCCCATTTTATGTACACGTGCAACGGTATCGCGATGATTGGCGTGAGATCCTTGCTCGCTCTCGTGTACAAACTCTTCATCAAAGAATACAGTAAGGGTGCTTGCGCATCCTATTTCGTCTTATGATTAGTTTCAACTGATCCTTATTTTTCAGGCTTCGATCCTGAAATGATAGAGCTCGAAGAAGATAAAAACAAAGGGAAATTCAATGTTTTTGACGAATTTCTAGACATCCTCGGCATGGCTAGTCTGATTTATTCTCTGTGCTATCATCATGGATATTATCTTCTTGGTGCCTGCATCGTCACCAGTTTATCTGTCCtcgatataataaaattacgcaATTTTACGAGAATGCAATCGCAGGTACTCGGTTTCCACCCGCCGTTGTAATATTATAACAGGAACTTGTGTGATATTCGAAAGGAAATTTACAATTATTCTTAAAGGCAACCTTGTCTGAGTTTTAGAAATAAAATGGAATAATTCGATTCTCTTGATAGTTTTTTAAAGATGCATGCAAATGACATCGCGGCACTTAACGTTATCCTTTTCGTATAGACTAAAGTTTGAATAGGTTCAACACCTAGGGGAAGCAATGAAAGCAATTTGAAACGCACTATTCTCTAGGTAGTCTCAGCTTCTGAGAGATCTGTCCAATTTTATGCAAACGTGACGTGTATTTTTTCTTATACCGTTGAAGGTACAAATATATTTCTCTTTGATTCCAGGAAATCGAAACTTCACCACTGGAAAATAGTTCTCGTCGAAGTAAAACGAATACACCTAGACGCGCCATCTTCGCCTGGGTGTTCGTTAATGGGTATTTCGCGTAAGTATACCGAATCTTCGAAATTTTATGATTAACCCGTTTCATTATAAATTTATACGTGCACTTTAGATATTCAGTACGTAACTATTACGCGCTGGTTGCTAATTACCCCTATCTTCTGACAAGTTGCGCGTTAACTCCAGAAGGATTTTACCAAGGATGGACGATACGACGTACTATTAACGATTACATGATGGCAGCTTATGTAATATACATGACAGAGGCACTTCGACAAACTTCGATATCATAAACACTTCTATCGCTGTCATAACGTTGCATTTAAATTACTCGAAACCCTATTCCGCGAATAGCCTGTTTTCGAGAAACAACGACCAAATTCACCACTTGCAATATCTTAAAGTAGAGTTCAATTATACCCTACCAATGAACAATTCCTTTTGATAAATAGCTACCCTTAGAACTACTAAAAGGAAGAATATCACCGCTAACATTTATACTATCCAAGTTAACCTTGATATTACCTCTTTCACTCTTGTATTCTGTAGTAAAGCAATCAGACACCTAGAATCTTACCTGCTATTGCCCATTACACATATTCCTGCCCATctatttgtaaaataattatattatatcgtCCCAGATAAATCTGCAATCGTTCGAATACTAAGATCGATACATGAATGTAGAATCGCTGTGAAATagagaaatttcattttcaaacattttcgaaaaatcatcccaccatttttttaccaaaatgtAAAAGATCAAGGGAAATTAAGTCCTAAGGATATTAGGATACAAGAGCTAAGGGTATCAACCCTTCCTTCTTGTTCCAAGGAAGTGAATTTGGAATGTGAATCGGGCGAAGTAAACCCACCAGTAGGCGTCGATCTTTATTATTTCGCTCGTGATCAACACAATTTTTGCCACCGTCTCGCTGTCCACGCACGCGCGTGGCACGTAtgtacaaaaaggaaaagacacGCGTCTATCGATTAAATATGTAACAGCGGTATCACGTTTAGAGGAGCAGGAGGAGAAAAGAAACGTAAGCGTAGTCGCTGTGATAACTGTCACGCTGACGAGTGATAGCGTGTACCCGTCGATACGAGTTACAGGGGTATTTACGTTCAATTACATCGTCTAGAAAATTATCCTACTTAAACCGTCGACTCCCTATCACGGCAGTTCATCCACGAGATATCGCTATTCACCGGTCAGTTCGTTTATCTTAAATATCTAGTCACgagtaaaaaaaaagggaaacattATCTATCCAGGACTGTCTTTAACGCTTTAAAATTTAAGTACACTAAAATCCACCTTGgcgatataaaaatatatttgccgTTTCACAGTAGAGAATAATCATACTTGcgtatttatttatctctaaGTTGGCTTCTACCCTCGGGATTTCCTTTGTTTCTCCTGGATTtcgattattttaaatttagaagaaGCCCTGGTAAAATGGAAAGGTGGTAAAGACAGTCCCGTTCCATTCACTCCGTCATAAATAATTCTACTCAAAGGCAGTCTTTTTCGTACTCTTCCATCCTTCCATCATGCATCATCAGGTTAGTGAATAATAGATACAGGTAGCGCCGAAATGCACGGCAAAATTAATATAGAATCCTCCACTTCTGTTATCCTCCGCCTAACGAGGGGAACTGTAGCCATTAGTCACTCGACTTCCAGTCCCCATCGCGCTCCAGAGAAAAAGGCCGTTGTCACTGTTCGTCTGAAACATTTCAAACTTTTCCTAATTTCCCCACATTTTCCTAACTCGATGCAGTAAAAATCTTTCCGTCTCAAAGCATCTAAATCATTTCTCTCTCACTTTCTTAATTTCCTATAATTAATAGACTGTTTAATAAATACCAGGAAAAAAATCGTGCACCTAAATAATCTCTGTGAATACTTTTACGTCACAAGTTGTGAAAATTAAACAGAGTGGATGGAAATATCGAAGAGTTGAATGTTGGAGCATAGAAATAAAATGATACGTACGCTCGCGAAGGTGTTTGAATCAGATGTTGGTGTTGGCCTCCCTCCACGTGCTTTGGCCCAGATTCTGTAGCCGGAGGCTGCTACCGGTATTCTCGTCCGGTTCGTAGGCGGAATTCGCGTGCCCGGCGTGTCCCTCGAAAACGTCCTTCACGGAAATCTGACTGCTTCTCGAGGGACGGCCTTGAATACCCAGAGGATTACCCGCCACCCCATAAATATTGTTCGCCCCTAGCGTCTGCATCTGCGACTTCCGTCTCTGCGCCATTATGCTGTTCCTGCGGCCCTCGAACGCCTTGAAAGCCTTCGCGGAACGTCTCGTGGACATGTTCCTTGGCAGACCTGATTGGCAACATTCGAAAGGTAAAACAAGACCCTGTATTCGAAATTACGCAGCAAGAGGAGGACACGCGAactatttatgataaaaatatcgACAACACCTCGGTCCAATTGCGATTTAAACCTACGCCTCTAATAATTTCAAAGAGTATTCACATTGCTCCTGGGTATCACGCCAAATACTGGTACGCTCAAGTGTGAATCGCCTTTCTTATCATTCAGACTTTCGATTATTAGTTTTCGTGACGCAAAGATCTCGCTCACCGTTCCCCTCAGACATGCTGAAGAATCGCTGCCTGAAGGCGACGTCAAGGGTATTGATTGCCTGCGTTTTTCTTCGACTCTTTTCGAGGTTTCTTATAGTCTTTCTTCTGCCAGGACCACTGCCGCTGCCCTCCTCGTAATCACCCTCCATCCCGTCCAATCTTTGCAGATCCCTGACTATTTCCACCGCGTGTTTCGATAACAATGCTTCCTCTGACAAATCCTTGGTCTGCGAAGCAAGCACAGGGCACGGTTACAGATTACTCACTATACAGGATAGAGAAGTGATTCTGTGTTTCGCGGCACACCGCGCTAC
It includes:
- the LOC143370416 gene encoding uncharacterized protein LOC143370416, which gives rise to MIVESIFSCSCLLLTCGSCLHTLIKHSYDQYHKFLPHFMYTCNGIAMIGVRSLLALVYKLFIKEYSFDPEMIELEEDKNKGKFNVFDEFLDILGMASLIYSLCYHHGYYLLGACIVTSLSVLDIIKLRNFTRMQSQEIETSPLENSSRRSKTNTPRRAIFAWVFVNGYFAYSVRNYYALVANYPYLLTSCALTPEGFYQGWTIRRTINDYMMAAYVIYMTEALRQTSIS